CTCGAGCCCAGGTAGGTCGAGTAGCTCGAGGATGCGCTGTGTCTTCCGGGAGAGTGCCTCTGAGCCATTGTATTTATCGAGATACGTTGGCTCTAGATCTCCAATATGCGCCTCGGAGCCAGGCCACATGTGGATAGCACTTTTCACATTCTGATTTTCGGCGGTCATCCAAAGCGGCTCCGCGTTCCACCACTTCGACTGCATGCTAACGGACGGGTGGGTATAGTAAAACTGCTCCTGTAGTTCTGGGTCCCAGAACGTGTTCCCAACGATTCCATGGCTCTCCGGATATAACCCAGTAACGAGGGTGAAATGATTCGGGAATGTCACACTAGGGAAGCTGGGGAGCATATAGCGCGGGGAGACACCCTCTGCGACAAAGGCGTTGAGTGTAGGGGTCAACCCGCGATTGAGAAAATCGGCCCGGAATCCATCAAGCGATATCAAGATAGTCGTAGGCGCAAACAGAGCGGTTCCGTTGGAAAGTAAAGGTTTCGAAGAGTGAGATTCGCGGAAACCGGCGGAAGCTTTGTACGCCccgagaaggagaatgagAAACAGGACGAAGATAGCGGAGAAGACGAGAGTAAGTTTCCGCCAGGAGACGGTCTGGCCGTCCTACACAGAGTCAGCGTGGCCAACGAGAGGATCATATGGTAATCGTAACATACCTGAGTATCCGCATACCTCTCTTGAATCCGTTCATCTAGCTCGGATGAAGAGCTACCCAAAAGGGAACTGTCATCTCCCGGGTGtccttcttccatctcatacatttcctcgtcgccaTAACCGTGGCGTTTCTCACGGAGTGCTTTCCTTGCagctctcttctccttccttcGTTGCCGTCGggcttcttcctttctcccgATTCTGATATTACTCCGGTTGGGGCTGAAGATTCGACGGATATCGTGAGTCGGACCAGACCTGGTGAGTAGCTTTTcggtctcctcttcgtcttcgagaACGGCGCGGTCATGCTGGGAAAGCTCTAGAGTGGTGCGGGACTGGGCGAGGAattcgtcgtcctcgctaTCAGAGTCCTGCTCTGACAGCGGAGACCGCAACGACTCGGCGTCGTCATCGTAATCGCGCGGCGAAAGAAGGTCACGTCTGGGCGCCATTGGCGAGAGTGAGGGTCATGGTCGTTGGAaaggagatggaaaggaagagagagtgAGGTCTCGACCACCGAGGTGGCTTGCCAAGAAATGAGTGCCTTCAACACGAAACACTtgcatctccttctccaaagACCTCTAGTATCCGATTCTAGGTTCGCATTTCCCGGAGAGGAGAATATCGAGCGCCATTATccatatatattataaaagactCAACATGGTAGTCTCAGTCACTGCAGGAAAACATCCCCGCGGAACCCCTCCAGCCACATCCGCAATATTCACCTATGGGTAATCACAGATACACCAAGCTCTACCACTAATCACAACCTATGTTTCTATGTTTCAAGGCAGATTTCATTCGACAACCAACATGTCCAGCAGAATCTGAACAAGGTTCTCAAAATTTTGCAAACGTCTCGAGCGGGCCCCCACAGTTCGGGCTACCTACATACTCAAAGTCCGCGTTCTGCAGTGCTGCGCAATAGAACCTTTACGATCTTTGAGATCAGGTCGCATAATCAAGAATGGATCATCGTCTCCTCTTAACTGCTAACGATGCAGCCCTGACTCTGGGGATGTCTGTTTTCATGCACTCAGCGACCTGCTGGAATCGTGAATCACGTGACTGGCCGGTCCATGCTGACCTCCAGCTGGAATGTTCAAGATCGAAGACGGAGACGCCCCCGCGACTGCTCGCTTCGATTCCGATTTGGAGGTGATCGGCGGTGCCGGATTGCATAAACAGATACCCGGATGCAGAATGTACTCTGAGTAATTGACGCGAGTGCTCTAACATATCATCCCGGTTCCAGATGGGCAACGTCAACACAGGACGAAAGAAGGCCCGCTTGTTTGCTAATTCGGAAATATCAAAATGGTGGTTGTTTTCGGCTTGGTGTTCGTGTACTATAAAGAACGCTCAAGAGCTCACCCAAAACTCGAGACATCCATCGTCCCTGTTTGATTCGAGCTCCGTTATCCTCTCTCAAGTTTTATCCCAAACACAGTCGCCATGCATCTTTCTAAGTCTTATACCTTGCTTGCCTTGTCCCTCGCGGCTGGAACTGCCAGCGCGCGTCCAAATGGAGATTCGGGCGCCGTCGGTCAGAGCACTGCCATTCAGTCTACTGCGGTTGCTGGAAACAAGGGCCCCAAGGAGTCCTCCAGCGTCATTTTTGCTCCTGAAGGGCATGCAACAACCTTTGTCCCCGAGACTACCTGGGTGACTGAAGTTACCACCGTCTGCACCCATGAAACCTGCCAGGGGAAGCCCACTTCAACCCCCGTGGCTGAGCCTACTTCTGAGTCTAGCGCCACCACTGAAACCACTGCGCCTGTTCAGAGTGCTCCTGCCCAGAGTGCTCCTGTCCAGAGTGCTCCTGCTCAGAGTGCTCCCGCTCCCGCCCAGAGTGCTCCTGTCCAGAGTGCTCCTGCTCAGAGTGCTCCCGCTCCCGCCCAGAGTGCTCCTGTCCAGAGTGCTCCTGCCCAGAGTGCTCCTGTCCAGAGTGCTCCCGCCCAGAGTGCTCCTGTCCAGAGTGCTCCTGCTCAGAGTGCTCCCGCTCCCGCCCAGAGTGCTCCTGTCCAGAGTGCTCCTGCCCAGAGTGCTCCTGTCCAGAGTGCTCCCGCCCAGAGTGCTCCTGCCCAGAGTGCTCCTGCCCAGAGTGCTCCCGCTCAGAGTGCTCCTGCCCAGAGCGCCCACCCAACAAGCGCCCCTGCTGCCTCGAGCACGCCTCTCATCAAGCCAACTCCCGCTTCCTCGAGCGCCCACGCAAGCTCTTCCGCTCACAAGACCTCCAGGCCTACCTCAACGAGCACGAACGAAATCAatgaaggaggcgaagcCCCGGCCGGTCCAGAGTCTACCGGAGGCCCTATCAACCCCGGTTCTAGGGTCATTATCCCCGGAGTTGCCACCTTGGTTGGTATTGCTTTCGGCTTAATCTATATGGCTTAATTTGGCCCATTTTACCGTTGGCGCTTGGTGATCTGAAGTTTCTTGCTCGttctttgtttcttgttcTGGGATATAAATTTCCTGTTCGCGTTTGTCTGCCATTTTCCAAGTCTGACGCTTAATATGTTGTACATCACATCACATTCCCTACATCCATCCTACACCATAATGCTAGAGTACTTATTTATTTGGGAACATGCATTGCCTACTAGCTTAAATAGTATCTAAACTCTCAACTTTCATTAGCCAAGAATAAAAGAGATCATTAGCCAAGAATAAAAGAGAGGAAGGTTGTTAGGCAAGCTTCAGCTAGGAGACATGGACCAATAATTTACGGAATAGACATGGCTAAAACTCGTCACCAATGCAGGGCGCGCCCAGCCCTGTTGGAATGCAAATAAGATAGGCTCTTAGTAAACGGAGCAGCAATGGCCCTACTTATACACCGGGAAAAACATGAAATTGGAGCCATTCCTCTTAGACTCTGCACCGAGCCTGTGATGAAGTCTCCATGATTGCTTCCAATCGCGACAAAAAGCCGATCCTAGTTCAAAGCAATATTCCACattcttaaaaaaagagGAACAGAGATGTCGGTTGAAATGGTCGTAAAGACCTCGGCGTCTCGCTCGATATCCTCGCTCAGCAACCTCGACTCAGCAGGCTCTACACCCAAGCcacgctcttcttccctctccGCGACCCCGCCTCGGAGGGAGAACATATCAATGTCTTCAGCCGAGAGTGTATAGAACTAGCGAAACATTTTTCCTAAACATCTGGAACAGTTGTTTTAGAGGGTGTGGTTTTTCAGATCAGCCCTTCCTGGACGCCGGTCTTGTTGTAAAGGACTATAAAAGCGGCGGTCATGGCGTCGGTCTCCCAGACTATACAACCTTCAAACAATCCCGATTCCCATTCAATATGGTGAATGAAGCGCTTGTTTCACCTGTGAAGGCTTTTGGTGAGTTTGGTGCTGAGTTGCCTGTATTTTTGATTCGAGTTTCTTGTTCAAGGTGGCTTATCCCTCACCTTCAACAGACAAGGGTGTAAAGACCGAAATCTACCGCAAAGGCTCATCTCAACAGACGATGCCCTCTCAGTGGAGGAAATATTCGCAAAGCCTCTAGGGGAAATCGCGCTGAGTCTTCGTCGTGCACTAGATCCAGACACTCTAAGGGATAAGACACTCGCCCAAGCTTCGCTTATAATCCAGAGAATCAACGGTGACGGTGACGGCAGAATGTCCTCCAAGGCAGAGTCTGTATCTGGGCCTACTGGAACCGTCCCACCGGGCAATTCTGCGCTCGACGTGCGGTTAAATTCTTGGGCGAAGGAGGAACTGAGTGGGTTTGATTTCGGGTTTGGACTTGAAAATCCAGAAGCGATTTGGAGGCCTGCGTTTGGACCAGGGTCCAGAGAGGGTTTGGTGTACTTACTGACCAAGGCCCTGTCTGGATGGCAGTATTGTTGTGGGGGTTTGTTTAAAAGGTGGGGACATGGAGAGACTAAAAATGGATGACAGGGTTAGGAAATATGCCATGCATATTGGCTGAGGTCGACTACACTTCCATTAAGGGTATTTGAAGGGCATTCGTCAAAATTTGTACAGATTTCATGTCTAAATACACCCAGATACTGAGCACTCTATATGAGTCATAATATAACATACAAcacttaaaaaaaaaaaaaaaataaacacCATATACGCCCATACTATCATGTCATCACAAAATATAAAAGTCGAGAAAAGGCCACCTCTTCAGTGCGACTCAAGAATCCAACTTTCAAAATGCACACCCCTATCTACCCTCTTTCCAGTCCTGGTGGTCTCATACAACACCGGCTCAAAATCACAGGAAGCCGCATACTTCCTTATTAGATGCCTCCAGTAGCATGACTCCGCCGCCGGCGTTAAGTACCTATCCCGAAACGTCCTCGCCGAATTATCTGCAATCCGCTCCGCGGTCTCGGGGTTATCGATAAGGAATGCCATCTTCTTGTCCAGGTCTGAGAAGTCTCTCTCCACTTCAACGAAGTTTGCATCAGGACCAGAGGATATAAAAGCGCCATGATGCGCTTCTAGCCACTCAAGCTTGTGTGAGACCAGCACGGACCGGCAGTTAAGGAAGTACTTGCCGCGACCAGAAAAGCTGCGACCTTCAGTGTGCGCCAGGAACATATACCGGCAGTATTCTTCCATGGGGAGAAGGTTGGCTTTGACATGTGCTGGATCACCCCAGTTAATCTCGTAAATACTAGCCCAGCTTTTCCCGCGGGAGGCTTCAATGAGGCGGCCCCTTACGTCGGCGTTCGTGCCCACATTGCCCCTCCAAGCAAGTTGCTTCTTTTTATCCTGGAACCGTAGACCGCGGTGGGATTTGGTGccgtcgccttcatcgacATCTGCAATTCGTTGTCGGATCTCCTTGTACGAGCCGACTTTGACTTCCGGCCATGACCAGTATCCGAAATCGGGCATTAGCCAGACACCTTCCTCGCCAGGATGTTTGGAATAGGTCCAGACTGGAGACTGCCCCGTGCTGAAGTCGTCTGTTGAAAATACAAACTCGATGTCGGGGAGGCTTTTTCTATCAGGGTACGCTGTGAGGGCGCGATTCAGGGCGCTCAACGTCGCTTTCCCTCGAGAGAATGTATACTGCATGTTTCCGAAGTCGAGTACATACAACTATGACAACCACCATCAATCGTTAGCAATTTCGATCCCATCATTGAATTTAACGAAACAAAGCAAGCTGTCAGAAGCCATGGACTCACCTCCCCGCCCTTAATGGCCGCCCTAACCATACCGTTCTCCTCAATCTTCCCAGCTTCGTCCACCTCTTTAAACGTAATAACCCCTTTCTCCCCTTTCTCTCTCGCCTCAGCGGACCGATCAACGTCCGCAAACAATTTCGGGAACGCACTCAGGCACTGACCCTCCGATAACCCATGGTTATCGGCGTCGCGCCGCGCATCGAATTCCCACTCCCCCGTGCCATTAAGCTGCGCTTCCACGCACTGCTCTGGTGATAGCAAGTTATAGCTTGCTTGGTCTTTAATCACGTATCCCGAAGAGAATCCATAACCTTCAAGGCGTCCGAATGTGAGGAATGCAAGCAGAATCAGCGATAGGACGGCGCCAGCGCCGAGGAAGCGAAAGAGGGAGGATTGCGGTGGGCGAAATGGCATCCCGGGTTTTCGTTTCGCCTATGTATATATAGCCTACTAGTATAGACCTGGATGTGAGGTTGTTGCAAAATATAAATGCGTGGTACGTAATTATGAAGCAGCTGGTTAGAGCTCCGCCCCAGCGTTACTAATCAAATCCTGCTAACTAGGTCGGTTAAGATGACGTGCGAGTTCGTACTGCCATGCCGGTCTTGGCCGAATTATAGGCAATGACCGCCCTGCTCGAGAGTCATTCAGAACTCTGGT
This is a stretch of genomic DNA from Aspergillus puulaauensis MK2 DNA, chromosome 8, nearly complete sequence. It encodes these proteins:
- a CDS encoding uncharacterized protein (SECRETED:SignalP(1-21);~TransMembrane:1 (n8-16c21/22o294-312i)); amino-acid sequence: MHLSKSYTLLALSLAAGTASARPNGDSGAVGQSTAIQSTAVAGNKGPKESSSVIFAPEGHATTFVPETTWVTEVTTVCTHETCQGKPTSTPVAEPTSESSATTETTAPVQSAPAQSAPVQSAPAQSAPAPAQSAPVQSAPAQSAPAPAQSAPVQSAPAQSAPVQSAPAQSAPVQSAPAQSAPAPAQSAPVQSAPAQSAPVQSAPAQSAPAQSAPAQSAPAQSAPAQSAHPTSAPAASSTPLIKPTPASSSAHASSSAHKTSRPTSTSTNEINEGGEAPAGPESTGGPINPGSRVIIPGVATLVGIAFGLIYMA
- a CDS encoding alkaline phosphatase family protein (BUSCO:EOG09261G4Z;~COG:S;~EggNog:ENOG410PH98;~InterPro:IPR017850,IPR002591;~PFAM:PF01663;~TransMembrane:1 (i163-182o);~go_function: GO:0003824 - catalytic activity [Evidence IEA]), which codes for MAPRRDLLSPRDYDDDAESLRSPLSEQDSDSEDDEFLAQSRTTLELSQHDRAVLEDEEETEKLLTRSGPTHDIRRIFSPNRSNIRIGRKEEARRQRRKEKRAARKALREKRHGYGDEEMYEMEEGHPGDDSSLLGSSSSELDERIQERYADTQDGQTVSWRKLTLVFSAIFVLFLILLLGAYKASAGFRESHSSKPLLSNGTALFAPTTILISLDGFRADFLNRGLTPTLNAFVAEGVSPRYMLPSFPSVTFPNHFTLVTGLYPESHGIVGNTFWDPELQEQFYYTHPSVSMQSKWWNAEPLWMTAENQNVKSAIHMWPGSEAHIGDLEPTYLDKYNGSEALSRKTQRILELLDLPGLEQESPSGPERPQFIAAYVPNVDADGHKYGPNSTEIRGTISEADKMLGNLFSGLQERNLTDLVNIVVVSDHGMATTSTERLVQLDNLIDLSLTSHIDGWPLRGIRPKRPEDLKTIQDQLELVASEYSDAVEIYTREDMPERYHFKNNDRIAPLWVIPKTGWAIVERPDFDAQAALEKGEVYHPKGVHGYDHEHPLMRAIFIARGPAFPHAANSRVDVFQNINVYNILCDSLGIDPHPNNGTLRLPLKTSGLHSDEDAPALDNPSDPPITQSVASDATTSPTSTSTISAPSQSASASPSAKPEEDAGDEQGTSWWGTVWDEVEDKVEDLTDWATDLFEDVKDNFS
- a CDS encoding DUF821 domain protein (CAZy:GT90;~COG:S;~EggNog:ENOG410PMW2;~InterPro:IPR006598;~PFAM:PF05686), which encodes MPFRPPQSSLFRFLGAGAVLSLILLAFLTFGRLEGYGFSSGYVIKDQASYNLLSPEQCVEAQLNGTGEWEFDARRDADNHGLSEGQCLSAFPKLFADVDRSAEAREKGEKGVITFKEVDEAGKIEENGMVRAAIKGGELYVLDFGNMQYTFSRGKATLSALNRALTAYPDRKSLPDIEFVFSTDDFSTGQSPVWTYSKHPGEEGVWLMPDFGYWSWPEVKVGSYKEIRQRIADVDEGDGTKSHRGLRFQDKKKQLAWRGNVGTNADVRGRLIEASRGKSWASIYEINWGDPAHVKANLLPMEEYCRYMFLAHTEGRSFSGRGKYFLNCRSVLVSHKLEWLEAHHGAFISSGPDANFVEVERDFSDLDKKMAFLIDNPETAERIADNSARTFRDRYLTPAAESCYWRHLIRKYAASCDFEPVLYETTRTGKRVDRGVHFESWILESH